One window of the Nitrospira sp. genome contains the following:
- a CDS encoding glucose 1-dehydrogenase: MTSLNGKVAIVTGASSGIGRAIAERLAADGALVVVNYLRSESKACAVVAGIQGKGGKAVAVQADMSVVAEARRLVTDTMAQFSRVDILVNNAGKFVPKSLLDTTEADLDALMALHAKGPYFAMQEAARVMRDQGRIVNISSAGTKLHYYGATAYLGSRGALEQFTQGIAQELAPRGITVNTVAPGFTDTGILTEPYRQMGIQLSPFKRLGTPEDIAEVVAFLVSEQARWVTGQTIQAGGGIVM, encoded by the coding sequence CGCAGAGCGGCTTGCGGCGGACGGGGCGCTCGTCGTGGTGAACTATCTCCGGAGCGAGAGCAAGGCGTGCGCGGTGGTCGCGGGCATTCAGGGCAAGGGCGGGAAAGCGGTCGCAGTGCAAGCCGACATGAGCGTGGTGGCCGAGGCGCGCCGGTTGGTTACGGACACGATGGCGCAGTTCAGCCGGGTGGATATCCTCGTCAACAATGCCGGGAAGTTCGTGCCGAAATCCCTGCTCGATACAACGGAAGCGGACCTTGATGCGCTCATGGCCTTGCATGCGAAGGGCCCCTACTTTGCGATGCAGGAAGCGGCCAGAGTCATGCGCGACCAGGGGCGTATCGTGAATATTTCCAGTGCGGGGACGAAGCTGCACTACTACGGAGCCACAGCCTATCTCGGAAGCCGGGGCGCGCTCGAACAATTCACGCAGGGAATCGCGCAGGAACTGGCCCCGCGCGGGATCACGGTGAATACGGTGGCGCCTGGTTTCACGGACACGGGGATTTTGACCGAACCCTATCGGCAGATGGGGATACAGCTATCGCCGTTCAAGCGATTGGGTACACCTGAGGATATTGCCGAGGTCGTCGCATTTCTTGTCAGTGAGCAGGCCCGGTGGGTAACGGGGCAGACGATTCAAGCCGGCGGCGGCATTGTCATGTGA
- a CDS encoding NmrA/HSCARG family protein codes for MADKKIIAVVGATGAQGGGLVRAIVNDPGSGFVARAITRDVNSEKAKALAKLGADVVAANLDDSDSLARAFAGAYGVFCLTNFWEHFSPEKEYAQVKAQATAAKKAGVQHAVWSTLEDTRKWVPLTDNRMPTLMGKYKVPHFDAKGEADQEFTKLGVPTTFLLTSFYWDNMISFGMGPKKGPDGTLAFTLPMGDKKLPGIAAEDIGKCAFGIFKKGHEYIGKTVAIAGEHLTGAEMAAAMTKTLGQPVRYNVVTPEQYRAFGFPGADDLGNMFQFKHDFNEAFCGPRNPAVARSLNPALLTFEAWLAQNKNRIPLT; via the coding sequence ATGGCGGATAAGAAAATTATTGCAGTGGTTGGTGCGACTGGTGCACAGGGTGGCGGGTTGGTGAGAGCGATCGTGAACGATCCGGGCAGCGGATTCGTGGCTCGTGCCATCACGCGCGATGTGAATTCGGAAAAGGCCAAGGCCTTGGCGAAGCTCGGGGCCGACGTGGTGGCGGCGAATCTCGACGATTCAGACAGCCTGGCACGCGCCTTTGCCGGCGCTTATGGCGTGTTCTGCCTGACGAATTTCTGGGAGCACTTCTCGCCGGAAAAAGAGTATGCCCAGGTCAAGGCGCAGGCGACGGCGGCCAAGAAGGCGGGCGTGCAACATGCCGTCTGGTCGACGCTGGAGGATACACGCAAGTGGGTGCCGCTGACGGACAATCGCATGCCCACGCTGATGGGCAAGTATAAGGTTCCGCATTTCGATGCGAAGGGGGAAGCCGATCAGGAGTTTACGAAGCTCGGCGTGCCGACCACGTTTCTCCTCACGTCGTTCTACTGGGACAATATGATTTCGTTCGGGATGGGTCCTAAGAAGGGACCGGATGGCACGCTGGCCTTTACGCTTCCAATGGGCGATAAAAAGTTGCCCGGGATCGCTGCAGAAGACATCGGCAAGTGCGCATTCGGGATTTTCAAGAAAGGCCATGAATATATCGGGAAGACCGTGGCCATCGCCGGTGAGCACTTGACCGGAGCCGAGATGGCTGCGGCTATGACCAAGACGTTGGGTCAGCCGGTGCGGTACAACGTGGTGACGCCCGAGCAGTATCGGGCGTTCGGGTTTCCCGGCGCCGATGATCTCGGCAACATGTTTCAGTTCAAGCACGATTTTAACGAGGCGTTTTGTGGACCACGGAATCCCGCCGTGGCGCGGAGTCTGAATCCCGCGCTGCTGACGTTTGAGGCGTGGCTCGCACAGAACAAGAACCGCATTCCCCTAACCTAA
- a CDS encoding RidA family protein, protein MARQNVSTGGPWEATIGYSRAVRVGAHVQVSGTTAMTPGGLVGKGDPYAQTIQTFKTIEAALRQAGVSLADVVRTRIYMANIDQWQEVGRAHGEVFGNIRPATTMVEVKRLIDPDMLVEIEAEAIAPH, encoded by the coding sequence ATGGCACGGCAGAATGTTTCCACCGGCGGTCCCTGGGAAGCCACGATCGGGTATTCACGCGCCGTGCGTGTCGGTGCCCATGTGCAGGTGTCGGGAACGACGGCGATGACGCCCGGCGGCCTGGTGGGCAAGGGTGATCCCTATGCGCAGACGATTCAGACGTTCAAGACCATCGAGGCGGCGTTGCGCCAAGCCGGGGTGTCGCTCGCCGATGTCGTGCGGACCAGAATTTATATGGCCAATATCGATCAGTGGCAGGAGGTCGGCCGGGCGCACGGAGAAGTCTTCGGGAATATCCGGCCCGCGACGACAATGGTGGAAGTGAAGCGGTTGATCGATCCGGATATGTTGGTCGAGATCGAGGCGGAAGCGATCGCGCCGCACTAG
- a CDS encoding DNA-3-methyladenine glycosylase 2 family protein, which produces MQGSASAIRHLSSVDPVMRRLIREVGPFALIPRVRRTPFESLARAIAFQQLHEKAAESILKRFIALFPGRRFPRPAELLTAHADAIRGAGFSGAKVLALRDLAARTLDGTVPTGREIKTLDDEAIVERLVEVRGVGRWTVEMLLIFQLGRPDVLPVDDFGVRNGFRVAYRRRRMPAPKEVLRYGERWKPYRTAAAWYLWRAADRTKQETTLL; this is translated from the coding sequence ATGCAGGGATCAGCCTCAGCCATCCGGCATCTCTCCAGCGTGGATCCGGTGATGCGCCGGTTGATTCGCGAGGTGGGGCCGTTTGCTCTGATTCCGAGAGTACGGCGTACTCCCTTTGAGTCCCTGGCCCGGGCGATTGCGTTTCAACAGCTTCATGAAAAGGCGGCCGAAAGCATTCTGAAGCGGTTCATCGCACTCTTTCCCGGCCGGCGGTTTCCCCGGCCAGCCGAACTGCTCACGGCCCATGCCGATGCCATTCGCGGCGCGGGATTTTCAGGCGCAAAGGTTCTGGCACTGCGCGATCTGGCGGCCAGGACACTCGATGGGACGGTCCCGACCGGCCGTGAGATCAAGACGCTCGACGATGAGGCGATTGTCGAACGGCTTGTCGAGGTGCGAGGGGTCGGACGCTGGACGGTCGAGATGCTGCTGATCTTCCAGCTGGGCCGGCCGGATGTCTTGCCGGTCGACGACTTTGGTGTGCGCAACGGGTTTCGCGTCGCCTATCGCCGACGCAGGATGCCGGCGCCGAAAGAAGTCTTGCGGTATGGCGAGAGATGGAAGCCGTATCGAACAGCGGCGGCCTGGTATTTGTGGCGCGCTGCCGATCGGACGAAACAGGAGACGACGCTACTGTGA
- a CDS encoding N-6 DNA methylase has product MSGADIGVNAIIVEQGKILDFIDGKTQRFETPEEYVRQEIAKSLVREYGYAKVDIEVEFTLRIGTRKPRADLVILPPETEHEQENAHMIVECKAPTVKSADKKDGVGQLQSYMAACPNVQYGMWTNGMERFCYRRIVKGGKVTVEEVPDVPGFGREGDEAERPRFDQLKPATSDALLFAFRRCHNYIAGNQGLQKPQAFWELLKLIFCKIHDERHNDEVEFYTAANERHGVNGPLKVQKRIEGLFSQVKDDYPTIFKKSESIELKPIVLAYLVTQLQMYSLLESDIDVKGRAYEEIVGSNLRGDRGEFFTPRNICRMAVGMLDPGEKQLILDPACGTGGFLITAMNHVIEKIRTAEMAKWGNKVERAEKAAKDRIKKYAEQSITGIDFNPELVKASKMNMVMNNDGAGGLFQANSLEAPVTWDSDLRKIDLMGNVDLLFTNPPFGSKIPVTDPAILEKYDLGHTWSYDKVTDRWNKTGAVQKSQPPEILFIERCVRFLKPGTGRAAIVLPDGILGSPGLGYVREWILRNTRILASVDLHPDTFQPFVSIQTSVLVLQRKTDELIAVEKAAGRINDYSVFMAVANHVGHDKRGNTTYVRDRKGNEIVEELEEQIKEWEEGTPIYRQQTTRRKIVDDNTLQIAQEFRKWLSEQD; this is encoded by the coding sequence ATGAGCGGTGCAGATATCGGCGTAAACGCAATTATTGTTGAGCAGGGGAAGATACTCGATTTCATCGATGGGAAGACCCAACGTTTCGAGACTCCAGAAGAATATGTTCGTCAGGAAATAGCTAAGTCGCTTGTCCGCGAGTACGGCTACGCTAAGGTAGATATTGAGGTAGAGTTCACGTTACGTATTGGTACCCGCAAGCCTCGTGCTGATCTTGTTATCTTGCCGCCTGAAACCGAACACGAACAAGAAAACGCTCACATGATTGTTGAGTGCAAGGCTCCGACGGTGAAGTCTGCCGACAAAAAAGACGGCGTCGGACAGCTCCAGAGCTATATGGCCGCATGCCCTAATGTTCAGTACGGTATGTGGACCAATGGCATGGAGCGATTCTGCTACCGACGCATAGTCAAAGGTGGAAAGGTTACGGTAGAGGAAGTTCCTGATGTGCCAGGGTTTGGCCGCGAGGGTGACGAGGCCGAGCGCCCGCGCTTTGATCAACTCAAGCCTGCCACATCTGATGCGCTCTTGTTCGCGTTCCGCCGCTGCCACAATTATATCGCGGGGAATCAAGGACTCCAGAAGCCCCAGGCATTTTGGGAACTGCTGAAGCTCATCTTTTGTAAGATCCACGACGAGCGACATAATGACGAAGTGGAATTTTATACCGCCGCGAATGAGCGACATGGCGTTAATGGCCCGCTCAAAGTCCAAAAACGGATCGAAGGGCTGTTCAGCCAGGTCAAGGACGACTATCCGACCATCTTCAAGAAATCAGAGAGCATAGAGCTCAAGCCCATTGTACTTGCATACTTAGTGACGCAGCTTCAGATGTATTCTCTGCTGGAGAGCGACATTGATGTGAAGGGGCGAGCTTATGAAGAAATTGTCGGTTCCAACCTCAGGGGCGACCGAGGTGAGTTCTTCACCCCTCGCAATATTTGCAGGATGGCGGTCGGGATGTTGGATCCTGGAGAGAAACAGTTGATCCTTGATCCCGCATGTGGAACAGGTGGCTTTCTCATAACAGCCATGAACCATGTTATCGAAAAAATTCGCACCGCGGAAATGGCTAAGTGGGGTAACAAGGTCGAGCGAGCGGAAAAGGCTGCAAAGGACCGTATCAAGAAATACGCCGAGCAATCTATCACCGGGATAGACTTTAATCCCGAGTTAGTAAAAGCCTCAAAGATGAATATGGTGATGAACAATGACGGAGCAGGCGGGTTGTTTCAAGCAAACTCGCTGGAAGCTCCGGTGACATGGGATTCCGATCTTCGAAAGATTGATCTCATGGGGAACGTGGATCTCCTGTTTACAAACCCACCATTTGGATCAAAAATCCCTGTGACCGACCCGGCGATTCTTGAGAAGTACGACCTTGGCCACACCTGGTCCTACGACAAAGTCACCGATCGATGGAACAAGACCGGGGCCGTTCAGAAATCGCAGCCGCCCGAGATTTTGTTCATAGAACGATGCGTTAGATTTTTAAAGCCTGGGACGGGGCGAGCGGCAATCGTTCTGCCAGACGGCATACTTGGCTCGCCTGGTCTCGGCTACGTGAGAGAGTGGATATTGCGAAATACGAGAATTCTTGCGAGCGTGGATCTGCATCCTGATACATTCCAGCCCTTCGTGAGCATCCAGACAAGTGTCCTTGTGCTTCAGCGCAAGACTGACGAATTGATCGCTGTTGAAAAAGCTGCTGGTCGGATCAACGACTACTCAGTCTTTATGGCGGTTGCCAATCATGTCGGACATGATAAGCGCGGAAACACCACGTACGTTCGTGACCGCAAGGGCAACGAGATCGTCGAAGAACTCGAGGAACAGATCAAGGAATGGGAAGAAGGAACCCCGATCTACCGACAACAAACGACCCGACGTAAAATCGTTGATGACAACACCCTCCAGATCGCCCAGGAATTCCGCAAGTGGCTTTCCGAGCAAGACTAG